TAAATTGTCATCTCTGATACATTAAAAATTTTACTGAGCTCTTTTACCGAGATCTCTTTTTTTTCTTTTAATATTTCCAGAATTTTTTCCTTTCTTTCCATTAAAAAACCTCCTATTCCAGTGTACCTTTTGTTGATGGAGTTCCTTCTCTCCTTGGATCTATTTCAACAGCCTGTCTTAAAGCAACAGCAAAGGCTTTAGTCAGCGATTCTGCTATATGGTGGAGATTTTTTCCTGCAAGGGCTTTCAGATGCACAGTGATCCCTGCAGAGAGTGTAAGACCTTTAAAAAACTCCTCCATCAATTCAAAATCAAAGTTCGTTATTTTACCTCTCAAACCCATATCATCATAAAAAAGCAAAGGTCTACCTGATAGATCTATTGAACATAGAGCAAGAGCTTCATCCATAGGCAGTATAGAATATCCAAATCTTCTTATATTTTTCTTATTTCCTAATGCTTCTTTTATAGCTGTTCCTAAAACTATACCTACATCCTCAACAGTATGGTGATGACTGACATGGACATCACCTGTAGCCATTATTTCAAGGTCAATAAGGGAGTGTTTAGAGAATGTTTCAAGCATATGTGTCAAAAACCCTACAGGAGTATCTACAGAGTATTTACCTTTTCCATCTAAGTTAATGCTCAGCTCAATCTGTGTTTCTTTTGTCTCTCTCTTAACTGTGGCTTTTCTCATT
This window of the Persephonella hydrogeniphila genome carries:
- the hisB gene encoding imidazoleglycerol-phosphate dehydratase HisB; its protein translation is MRKATVKRETKETQIELSINLDGKGKYSVDTPVGFLTHMLETFSKHSLIDLEIMATGDVHVSHHHTVEDVGIVLGTAIKEALGNKKNIRRFGYSILPMDEALALCSIDLSGRPLLFYDDMGLRGKITNFDFELMEEFFKGLTLSAGITVHLKALAGKNLHHIAESLTKAFAVALRQAVEIDPRREGTPSTKGTLE